One genomic window of Verrucomicrobiota bacterium includes the following:
- a CDS encoding metal ABC transporter ATP-binding protein: MVCKGEDIAAIQGAPPTPLLRIEGASVCYGEHQALHKIDLSICHGDRLAVIGPNGAGKTTLLRLLIGLELPSEGRIFWPGQRPRIGYVPQRLGFDKHFPLTVLEFLAVNHPKTGIWLGGVPPRVSKSISEALLITGTQDVKNQLLGTLSGGQLQRVLIAAALLQRPQILVMDEPSASIDNRGSDELRTMLSQLHESDNLTLVFVSHDLHFVAGLAKQVACLNSSICGLGEPQEILSSHVLGKAYGEGIRFFHPFEDNTRMKA, encoded by the coding sequence ATGGTCTGCAAAGGAGAAGATATAGCAGCTATTCAGGGTGCTCCCCCTACGCCACTTCTGCGTATTGAGGGAGCGAGTGTATGCTATGGAGAGCATCAAGCGTTACATAAGATAGACTTAAGCATTTGCCATGGCGATCGCCTTGCTGTGATCGGGCCAAACGGAGCAGGTAAAACAACCCTTCTGCGTCTTTTGATTGGTCTCGAATTGCCTAGTGAAGGTCGCATCTTTTGGCCAGGGCAGCGTCCACGGATTGGCTATGTCCCGCAACGACTAGGATTTGACAAACACTTTCCTCTGACCGTTTTGGAGTTTCTCGCTGTAAATCATCCTAAGACTGGCATTTGGCTTGGAGGCGTTCCCCCTCGCGTTAGTAAAAGCATATCCGAAGCCCTTCTAATAACAGGGACTCAAGACGTGAAAAACCAGCTGTTAGGAACACTTTCCGGCGGCCAACTACAACGAGTGCTCATTGCCGCTGCCCTGCTTCAACGTCCTCAGATCCTTGTTATGGATGAACCATCAGCAAGCATCGATAACCGGGGCTCTGATGAATTGAGGACCATGCTCTCCCAACTCCATGAATCTGACAATCTGACGCTGGTATTTGTCTCGCATGACTTACACTTCGTAGCTGGTCTAGCAAAACAAGTCGCTTGCCTTAACAGTTCTATCTGTGGACTGGGGGAACCACAGGAAATTCTCAGTTCTCATGTACTTGGCAAGGCTTATGGTGAGGGCATTCGTTTCTTTCATCCATTCGAAGATAATACCAGGATGAAAGCATGA
- a CDS encoding TatD family hydrolase, whose amino-acid sequence MQIIQPHYHAIARTAQDYERMAMSGVVCVVEPAFWAGFDRDYPETFLDYFKQISEFEPTRAAEYGIRHFCWVAVNPKEAENPELTQSVLEKIPEFLQMPTCLGVGETGLHKSTRNEIDSLQAHVEMAMKQDQLVLIHTPHLSDKAHGTKTVLEVLSGMDVNPERIWIDHAEEQTVESILDAGYWAGMTIYPITKCSPKRAVDILEKYGKERLLVNSSADWGPSDPFTLQESIVEFRKRGHSLQEAIDIFHNNPCEFLGQNAKFDLKPIKVLEQ is encoded by the coding sequence ATGCAGATTATTCAACCTCATTATCATGCAATAGCGAGAACTGCTCAAGACTATGAGCGTATGGCAATGTCAGGAGTTGTCTGTGTTGTTGAGCCCGCATTTTGGGCGGGCTTTGATCGGGACTATCCCGAAACTTTCCTGGACTATTTTAAGCAAATCAGTGAGTTTGAACCTACTCGTGCTGCTGAATATGGGATACGGCATTTCTGCTGGGTAGCCGTTAATCCCAAAGAAGCTGAAAATCCTGAACTCACCCAGTCCGTGCTTGAGAAAATTCCTGAGTTCTTGCAAATGCCCACATGCTTAGGTGTTGGTGAAACGGGTCTTCATAAATCTACCCGGAATGAGATTGATTCGCTCCAAGCGCATGTTGAAATGGCCATGAAACAGGATCAGCTTGTTCTTATTCATACCCCGCATCTTTCAGACAAGGCGCACGGTACCAAAACGGTTTTAGAAGTGCTTTCAGGTATGGATGTAAATCCAGAACGTATATGGATTGATCACGCAGAAGAACAAACTGTGGAATCAATACTCGACGCGGGTTACTGGGCAGGTATGACTATTTATCCCATTACCAAGTGCTCTCCCAAACGCGCTGTTGATATTTTAGAGAAGTATGGAAAGGAACGCTTGCTAGTGAACTCATCTGCCGATTGGGGTCCAAGTGATCCGTTCACCCTCCAAGAGAGCATTGTTGAATTTCGTAAGAGAGGTCATTCGCTTCAGGAAGCAATTGATATTTTTCATAACAACCCTTGCGAATTCCTGGGGCAAAATGCGAAGTTTGATCTTAAGCCCATAAAGGTGTTAGAACAATAG
- the metE gene encoding 5-methyltetrahydropteroyltriglutamate--homocysteine S-methyltransferase: protein MTLIKHQQIKTHSLGYPRIGEKRELKKATEAYWKGTLPLSELLATGKKIRETNWKKQQAAGIDLIPVNDFSFYDQMLDMSCLLGNIPPRFQAKGDQSNIDTTFTIARGTQRGAASLEEEKDCQTGKVSTFASEMTKWFDTNYHFIVPEFNKDTRFSLSSTKIFDEFSEARVLGIHPKPVLVGPVTYLSLGKVQDSRNPDFDPYTLLDNLVAVYREIITKLLDKGAEWIQLDEPIFSTDLSDPQVNAFKVAYESLSTFKDSAKLLVSTYFGGVRDNLNTYLSLPVDALHFDFVRGIEDIDTVLANFPEDKILSAGVVEGRNIWKNDYDVSLKVLERAKAKVGQDRLWVAPSCSLLHSPVTLKNEPKLDEKLKSWLAFADEKLTEVVELRQLLDGTCSLGYLITNRAASEDRKSNKRIHNDAVKTRLAAIRPSDFHRASPFSERQPKQREKLQLPEFPTTTIGSFPQTKAVRQARAHWKKASISHTEYDKFLKKETAKCIAFQDKIGIDMPVHGEFERNDMVEYFGENLEGFAFTSNGWVQSYGSRYVKPPIIFGDVSRPEPMTVYWSEYAQSLTKRPMKGMLTGPVTLLQWSFVRDDQPRSVTTHQIALAIRDEVMDLEAAGIAAIQIDEPAFREGLPLRRCEWDDYLEWAVKAFRLSACGVKDDTQIHTHMCYSEFNDIIKSIAAMDADVITIETSRSNMELLDAFVDFKYPNEIGPGVYDIHSPRVPPAEEMTHLISKAESLLPRQNLWVNPDCGLKTRQWTEVKPSLINMVETAKALRAGTSNPQKYTRSLSDKPVSSL, encoded by the coding sequence ATGACATTAATCAAGCATCAGCAAATTAAAACACACTCATTGGGATATCCTCGCATTGGTGAGAAACGGGAATTAAAAAAAGCTACGGAAGCCTACTGGAAAGGTACCCTACCTCTATCCGAACTACTTGCTACGGGCAAAAAAATACGCGAAACCAACTGGAAGAAGCAGCAGGCAGCAGGGATTGATCTTATTCCAGTGAACGATTTTTCCTTCTATGATCAGATGTTAGATATGAGTTGTCTACTCGGTAATATACCTCCACGCTTCCAAGCGAAAGGCGATCAAAGCAACATTGATACAACCTTCACCATAGCCCGTGGCACACAGAGAGGAGCGGCTTCGTTAGAGGAAGAAAAAGACTGTCAGACAGGTAAAGTTTCAACCTTTGCCAGCGAGATGACAAAATGGTTCGACACGAATTATCACTTCATAGTGCCCGAATTCAATAAAGACACAAGGTTCTCTCTGAGTAGCACTAAGATCTTTGATGAATTCTCAGAAGCAAGGGTTCTGGGCATTCATCCAAAGCCAGTGCTGGTTGGCCCGGTAACTTACCTCTCCTTAGGTAAAGTTCAAGACTCTAGAAACCCAGATTTTGATCCGTATACATTGCTAGATAACCTTGTTGCCGTTTATAGAGAGATTATCACCAAACTCTTGGATAAAGGGGCGGAATGGATACAGCTCGACGAACCGATTTTTTCAACTGACCTTAGTGATCCACAGGTGAATGCGTTTAAGGTGGCTTATGAAAGCCTTTCGACTTTTAAAGACTCTGCCAAGCTGCTCGTTAGCACGTATTTCGGCGGAGTCCGAGACAATCTGAACACCTATCTCTCCCTGCCGGTTGATGCCTTGCATTTTGATTTTGTTAGAGGCATAGAGGACATTGATACTGTCCTCGCTAATTTCCCGGAAGACAAAATTCTCTCCGCTGGAGTCGTCGAAGGCCGTAACATTTGGAAAAACGATTACGACGTCTCACTCAAGGTTCTAGAGAGGGCCAAGGCTAAGGTTGGTCAAGATCGGCTTTGGGTTGCTCCAAGTTGCTCGTTGTTACATTCACCCGTTACTTTAAAGAATGAGCCTAAACTCGATGAGAAATTAAAAAGTTGGCTAGCCTTTGCCGATGAGAAACTAACCGAAGTGGTAGAACTCCGGCAGCTTTTAGATGGAACTTGTAGTCTGGGGTATTTGATAACGAACCGCGCTGCATCCGAAGATCGAAAATCTAACAAGCGTATCCACAATGATGCTGTAAAAACTCGTCTCGCAGCTATTAGGCCTAGCGACTTCCATCGCGCCTCCCCATTCTCCGAACGCCAACCCAAGCAGCGAGAAAAGCTCCAATTGCCCGAGTTCCCCACCACAACTATTGGATCATTCCCACAAACCAAAGCAGTACGCCAGGCACGAGCTCATTGGAAAAAGGCATCCATCAGTCATACGGAATATGACAAATTCCTAAAGAAAGAAACTGCCAAGTGTATCGCCTTTCAAGACAAAATCGGGATCGATATGCCTGTTCATGGTGAATTCGAACGCAATGATATGGTGGAATACTTTGGCGAAAACCTTGAAGGCTTTGCATTCACAAGTAACGGTTGGGTGCAGAGCTACGGAAGTCGCTATGTCAAACCACCTATCATCTTCGGTGATGTCAGCCGCCCTGAACCCATGACCGTTTACTGGTCCGAGTATGCTCAGTCACTAACGAAGCGCCCTATGAAAGGCATGCTCACAGGTCCAGTGACCCTCCTTCAATGGAGTTTCGTGCGGGATGACCAGCCACGCTCCGTCACCACACATCAGATTGCCCTTGCGATACGAGATGAAGTAATGGATCTCGAAGCTGCCGGGATTGCTGCAATCCAAATTGACGAGCCTGCATTCCGTGAAGGTTTACCTTTACGTCGCTGTGAGTGGGATGACTACCTCGAATGGGCAGTGAAGGCATTTCGTCTAAGCGCGTGCGGAGTCAAGGATGACACTCAGATCCACACACACATGTGCTACTCAGAGTTCAATGACATTATTAAATCCATAGCTGCTATGGATGCAGACGTCATCACTATTGAAACCTCGCGCTCCAACATGGAACTACTCGATGCCTTCGTAGACTTCAAATATCCCAACGAGATAGGACCCGGTGTTTATGACATCCACTCCCCACGGGTACCACCGGCCGAGGAAATGACTCATCTCATATCTAAAGCAGAGTCATTACTCCCGCGTCAGAACCTCTGGGTAAATCCAGATTGTGGGCTGAAGACTCGACAATGGACAGAGGTAAAGCCATCACTCATCAATATGGTTGAAACGGCAAAAGCCTTGCGTGCTGGCACATCCAATCCCCAAAAGTATACCAGATCACTTTCGGATAAGCCTGTCTCGTCGCTTTAG
- a CDS encoding GTP-binding protein translates to MKNTLRKLPVTVLTGFLGAGKTTLLNRVLTEQHGMRIAVIENEFGEVGIDHELVINSEEEIFEMNNGCICCTVRGDLIRILARLMKRQDKFDHILIETTGLADPGPVVQTFFVDDEINEQLEINAVITLVDAHHIDLHLDSSDEAKEQIAFADVIILNKSDLVMPADLDRLEARIKAMNGMAKIYRTTNSKVEMDKILNVGGFNLDHAIGVDPRFLEPEYPFEWGGILSLPKKPLEIVAKQNPDPSMKLAIVPVETASEEEMAQARETAVRLFSSQDVIDCKSGVKLSSSTLHELVLNDGEMHWPLDLQGAGYYAFFTEHYPEELDMHIMVEGTPVSPETAKAYKPDHEHDETVSSVGIEIEGECDEALLQKWLSRLLSERGTDIFRMKGVFAVSGDPHRVIFQGVHMILDAQDGGPWGDRKRQNILVFIGRNLDREELNSEFSKCLK, encoded by the coding sequence ATGAAAAACACATTAAGAAAACTCCCTGTCACAGTACTCACCGGCTTCCTCGGGGCAGGCAAGACGACACTCTTAAACCGGGTACTGACCGAACAACATGGTATGAGAATCGCAGTGATAGAAAATGAATTTGGCGAGGTGGGAATCGACCATGAACTAGTCATCAACTCCGAAGAGGAAATCTTCGAAATGAATAATGGATGTATTTGTTGCACCGTAAGAGGCGATCTTATAAGAATTCTGGCAAGGTTGATGAAGCGTCAGGACAAATTCGATCATATTCTGATTGAGACCACGGGCTTGGCTGACCCTGGTCCAGTGGTGCAAACTTTTTTTGTAGATGACGAGATAAACGAGCAACTAGAAATCAATGCTGTTATCACGCTAGTAGATGCCCATCACATCGATCTACATCTCGATTCCTCCGACGAAGCAAAAGAGCAAATCGCTTTTGCTGATGTTATCATCCTAAATAAATCGGACCTTGTAATGCCAGCGGACCTGGATCGATTAGAAGCGCGTATCAAGGCCATGAATGGCATGGCGAAGATTTACCGGACCACAAACTCAAAGGTTGAAATGGATAAAATCCTTAACGTAGGAGGCTTTAATTTGGATCATGCCATTGGTGTTGACCCCCGCTTTCTGGAGCCTGAGTACCCTTTTGAATGGGGTGGAATTCTATCCCTTCCTAAGAAGCCGTTGGAAATAGTGGCAAAACAGAATCCTGATCCATCCATGAAGCTAGCCATTGTTCCAGTTGAAACGGCATCAGAAGAAGAAATGGCTCAAGCCAGGGAAACCGCCGTTAGGCTTTTTTCTAGTCAGGACGTCATAGATTGTAAATCTGGAGTAAAGCTTTCCTCTTCTACCCTGCATGAATTGGTCCTGAACGATGGAGAGATGCACTGGCCTCTGGATCTACAAGGTGCGGGCTACTATGCCTTTTTTACTGAACATTACCCAGAGGAGCTTGACATGCATATCATGGTAGAAGGGACGCCAGTTTCTCCCGAAACTGCCAAGGCCTACAAGCCTGATCACGAACATGATGAAACGGTTAGCAGTGTTGGTATCGAAATTGAGGGGGAATGTGACGAAGCCCTGCTTCAAAAATGGCTAAGTCGTCTCCTAAGTGAACGGGGAACCGATATCTTTCGCATGAAAGGTGTCTTTGCCGTTAGCGGCGACCCCCATCGCGTTATTTTCCAAGGGGTGCACATGATTCTGGACGCTCAAGATGGCGGGCCCTGGGGTGATCGCAAGCGCCAGAACATCCTTGTTTTTATAGGGCGCAACCTAGATCGAGAAGAACTCAACAGTGAATTCTCCAAATGCCTGAAATGA
- a CDS encoding zinc ABC transporter substrate-binding protein — translation MNKTKPIKILAILPTLLTVMLCILPALPSSMLNAEEPQSKKLRVVTSFLPIQSHTTAIAGDMAQVEQLLDKEAGPHDFQLTPSSVRKLAEADLFIINGAGIEDWLDELIKKAGNKNLVIVDTSKGIRLLDNPEEILTDAGDHRAHDHKHHDHGHDHSHADGKNPHTWLDPVIALKQAEIISKALQKADSSNASIYQANTKAYIAELKKLDADFASALAPLPNKNLVTFHEAFPYLAERYELNYVGAISKFPEKDPSPKQLAALVDKIKELRIGVLFCEEAYAPELLKKIAGQTGAKVSTLNTLEVGQGNATAYISLMRANLVALRAAFTVES, via the coding sequence ATGAATAAGACTAAACCTATAAAAATCCTAGCCATTTTACCAACCTTGCTGACTGTTATGCTCTGCATCTTACCAGCTCTCCCCAGCTCTATGCTTAACGCTGAGGAGCCTCAGTCAAAAAAGCTACGAGTTGTCACAAGCTTTTTACCCATACAGTCCCACACAACTGCTATCGCCGGCGACATGGCCCAAGTTGAACAGCTTCTAGACAAAGAAGCCGGTCCACATGATTTTCAACTGACACCGAGTTCTGTTCGTAAATTAGCGGAAGCAGACCTCTTTATTATCAACGGAGCCGGAATAGAAGATTGGCTTGATGAACTGATAAAGAAAGCGGGTAATAAGAACCTAGTCATAGTTGACACTTCAAAAGGTATTCGATTGCTCGATAACCCAGAAGAAATCCTGACAGATGCAGGTGACCACCGTGCCCATGATCACAAACATCATGACCACGGGCATGACCATTCGCACGCTGATGGAAAAAATCCACACACGTGGCTGGACCCTGTGATTGCTCTCAAACAAGCCGAAATCATCTCCAAGGCTTTGCAAAAGGCAGATTCCTCTAATGCTAGCATTTACCAAGCGAACACGAAGGCCTACATTGCCGAGCTTAAGAAGCTTGATGCCGATTTTGCCTCTGCACTCGCTCCGCTGCCCAATAAGAATCTCGTTACCTTTCATGAAGCTTTCCCCTATCTGGCAGAGCGTTACGAGCTTAATTATGTGGGAGCGATCTCGAAATTTCCTGAAAAGGACCCTTCTCCGAAGCAATTGGCTGCCCTAGTCGACAAGATCAAGGAACTTCGAATTGGTGTTCTATTCTGCGAGGAAGCCTACGCTCCCGAGCTCTTGAAGAAAATCGCAGGACAAACTGGAGCTAAGGTTTCAACTCTCAACACTCTGGAGGTTGGCCAAGGTAATGCCACTGCCTACATTAGCCTAATGCGCGCTAATCTGGTCGCATTGAGAGCGGCCTTCACCGTGGAGTCTTAA
- the folE2 gene encoding GTP cyclohydrolase FolE2, with product MTEVTLSTPFNETSAQTDPQSGEDSRGIPLQEVGISRVRYPIMIDGWETNTGRQREVEGLFDLTVSLAAQNRGVHMSRLIQSLHQWEEPLSPASLQSFLEDMRYQQKATSASMSCAFTWFVNRPAPKTQHPAWLGIQTTWHASQNEHSSNSGYTLCVPVTTLCPCSREISDYGAHSQRGWITVMIKWQHNNHIVPPEEIFEKLQHAGSAAIYPLLKRPDERHVTMEAYEQPAFVEDVARRTVLLLREDSRISEFRIEVRNEESIHTHDAIAVVTSCHVPK from the coding sequence ATGACCGAAGTGACATTGTCAACCCCGTTCAATGAGACAAGCGCTCAGACAGATCCACAGTCAGGCGAAGACAGCCGCGGCATCCCACTGCAAGAAGTGGGAATTAGCCGGGTGCGCTACCCTATTATGATTGATGGATGGGAGACCAACACCGGCAGGCAGCGGGAGGTAGAGGGTCTCTTTGACCTCACTGTTTCTCTTGCTGCTCAGAATCGAGGTGTCCACATGAGTCGCCTCATTCAATCTCTACATCAATGGGAAGAACCCCTAAGCCCAGCCTCCTTACAGAGCTTTCTAGAGGATATGCGTTACCAACAGAAAGCTACCAGCGCCTCCATGAGCTGTGCCTTCACTTGGTTTGTCAACCGCCCTGCACCTAAGACCCAGCATCCAGCATGGCTGGGAATCCAAACCACTTGGCATGCATCTCAAAATGAGCATAGCAGTAACAGCGGCTATACCCTATGTGTTCCTGTCACCACACTCTGCCCATGCAGCCGTGAAATCAGTGACTACGGGGCTCACAGCCAACGCGGATGGATCACAGTGATGATCAAATGGCAACACAACAACCACATTGTTCCACCCGAAGAGATCTTTGAAAAGCTCCAGCATGCTGGCAGCGCAGCCATTTATCCCCTACTCAAACGACCTGATGAACGCCATGTCACTATGGAAGCCTATGAGCAGCCCGCCTTTGTGGAGGATGTAGCGCGTCGCACAGTCCTCTTGTTACGGGAAGATTCTCGGATTTCTGAATTCCGGATTGAGGTGCGTAATGAAGAGAGCATCCACACGCATGACGCTATCGCTGTTGTCACATCATGCCACGTTCCCAAATGA
- a CDS encoding metal ABC transporter permease, protein MSWPEIWSYEFMRHALISASILGPTCALLGVFVTLRGMAFFSDALAHSAVTGVALGFLLEEQLGWNLNPMVVVFLFATLLGLLMARLSRSGVLRPDTIIAFSFSGSVALGVLIIAGLGKYRMLNGILFGSIYANDVTSIIYQSLLALTVVCFLTVNMRRLTIMTLNPELAHVQGIPNAWLHYTFTLLLAATVVISMKMLGALLLSAMIVVPAAAGKVVAKSFRGLLLVALVCGIVAPWSGVWTSVQHDLPTGPTIVLSSVLFLLLAYVWRGLSKLIKPHCDTFTPIKN, encoded by the coding sequence ATGAGCTGGCCTGAAATATGGTCTTACGAGTTCATGCGTCACGCCTTAATTTCAGCCTCGATTTTAGGACCGACCTGTGCACTCCTTGGCGTGTTTGTTACCTTACGAGGAATGGCCTTTTTCAGTGATGCACTGGCTCATTCCGCAGTGACAGGAGTTGCCCTTGGCTTCCTTCTCGAAGAGCAGCTTGGCTGGAATCTGAACCCAATGGTCGTGGTCTTTCTATTTGCCACCTTACTCGGTTTATTAATGGCCAGGCTCAGCCGTAGCGGCGTATTGCGGCCGGATACCATTATCGCCTTTTCCTTTTCCGGAAGTGTTGCACTCGGAGTCCTCATTATCGCTGGATTGGGCAAATACAGAATGCTTAACGGAATTCTTTTCGGTAGCATCTATGCTAATGACGTAACTAGTATCATCTACCAATCTCTATTAGCTTTGACAGTTGTGTGTTTCCTTACAGTCAACATGCGACGTCTCACAATCATGACCCTGAATCCAGAGTTAGCCCATGTGCAAGGCATTCCGAACGCCTGGTTGCACTACACGTTCACACTACTTTTGGCTGCCACAGTTGTTATTTCCATGAAAATGCTGGGAGCCCTGCTGCTTAGCGCCATGATTGTTGTGCCGGCTGCGGCAGGTAAGGTCGTCGCTAAAAGTTTTCGTGGCCTTCTTCTTGTGGCCCTAGTCTGTGGGATTGTCGCACCATGGAGTGGTGTTTGGACTTCAGTGCAGCACGACCTCCCCACTGGACCTACCATCGTCCTGAGTAGCGTCCTTTTTTTACTCCTAGCCTATGTATGGCGAGGTCTTAGCAAATTAATCAAACCCCATTGTGATACTTTTACGCCAATCAAGAATTGA